A genome region from Taeniopygia guttata chromosome 18, bTaeGut7.mat, whole genome shotgun sequence includes the following:
- the EME1 gene encoding crossover junction endonuclease EME1 isoform X1, with product MAESESGPESSDEESLPSFAYLLQPSPCLGEHSRPRSPSPDPEAAEVVKIVSSEGEEVDEEAMEVVPSHESVEMTVEAEPEPFILGAGDKGEASGVFCASGDLMAPGREGLWEDVPPSGETACDSENGTRGVEGSSLCSLPVDPDRPSSPPVGRERPETSLPLKKRQYSQKEREAICQNAWQRRKEQEAKRREQEEEKERKRTIAKVLKAQRPGECQKYITVVLDPVILQVVGGEQIHSALQAAGYSCVFENHAVPCSITWRRKTVTSQMGGGDEWTEEPNVLVLLGLEEFLSMVHSYKQNADGCAERQKETLQSYVAHMMEKMPGRTLALAVVGVENHFRSLEVQPKQRLRQAAARGNQEKRGERRKKVVKDSGLDLSRMDVKEALVDLQLSTQVQVSIFESSEELGEYATMFTKAVAEAPYKRERENTGFSFYLEKDCCRGVKVDSSGKGLLKVWKRQIQQFNRVSSEMAEAIVSAYPSPQLLIQAYGRCSSDQERENMLANIPVHRGEGVTATSRRIGPELSRRIYLQMTSHDPDLCLDFTG from the exons ATGGCGGAGAGCGAGTCCGGGCCCGAGAGCAGCGACGAGGAGAGCCTGCCCTCCTTCGCctacctgctgcagccctccccaTGCCTCGGCGAGCACAGCCGCCCGCGCTCGCCATCTCCTGATCCTGAAGCGGCAGAGGTTGTCAAGATAGTGAGCAGCGAGGGCGAAGAGGTGGATGAGGAGGCGATGGAAGTCGTCCCTTCGCATGAGAGTGTCGAGATGACGGTGGAGGCAGAGCCTGAGCCTTTCATCCTAGGCGCTGGTGATAAAGGAGAGgcatctggggttttttgtgctAGTGGTGACCTGATGGCTCCTGGGAGAGAAGGGCTTTGGGAAGACGTGCCGCCGTCTGGAGAAACAGCTTGTGATAGTGAGAATGGTACACGCGGTGTTGAAGGATCCTCCCTGTGCTCCTTGCCAGTCGACCCTGACAGGCCCAGTAGCCCCCCGGTCGGCAGAGAAAGGCCAGAAACATCGCTGCCTCTCAAGAAGCGACAATATAGTCAGAAGGAACGGGAGGCAATCTGCCAGAATGCGTGGCAGAGAAGGAAGGAGCAAGAAGCAAAGAGAAgggagcaggaagaggaaaaagagaggaagagaaccATTGCCAAGGTGCTGAAAGCTCAGCGGCCAGGAGAGTGCCAGAAATACATAACAGTGGTGCTAGATCCAG TCATCTTACAGGTAGTAGGTGGCGAGCAGATCCATAGTGCTTTGCAGGCTGCCGGTTATTCCTGTGTGTTTGAGAACCACGCTGTTCCCTGCAGCATCACCTGGAGGAGAAAGACAGTGACATCACAG ATGGGAGGAGGAGATGAATGGACAGAAGAACCAAATGTTCTGGTTCTGCTTGGCTTGGAGGAGTTTTTGTCCATGGTTCACAGCTACAAGCAA AATGCTGATGGCTGTGCAGAAAGGCAGAAGGAGACCCTGCAGAGCTATGTAGCTCATATGATGGAGAAAATGCCTGGGAGAACTCTGGCTCTGGCAGTAGTTGGAGTAGAAAATCATTTCAG GTCTCTCGAAGTTCAGCCAAAACAAAGGCTGCGACAGGCAGCAGCAAGGGGGAATCAAGAGAAAcggggagaaaggagaaaaaaagtggtTAAGGATTCTGGCCTGGACTTATCCAGAATGGATGTGAAAGAA GCCCTAGTGGATCTGCAGCTGAGCACACAAGTCCAAGTCAGCATTTTTGAGAGCAGTGAGGAGCTTGGGGAGTATGCCACTATGTtcacaaaagctgtggctgaggcACCATACAA GCGAGAGCGAGAGAACACAGGGTTCTCTTTCTACTTGGAGAAGGACTGCTGCAGAGGGGTGAAGGTGGATTCTTCCGGAAAGGGTCTCTTGAAAGTTTGGAAGAGGCAGATACAGCAATTTAACCGTGTCAGCTCTGAGATGGCTGAGGCTATCGTGTCTGCCTACCCTTCTCCTCAGCTTCTGATCCAG GCCTATGGGAGGTGCTCCTCGGACCAGGAGCGGGAGAACATGCTGGCCAATATCCCTGTGCACCGTGGGGAGGGGGTGACAGCCACCTCCCGGCGCATCGGGCCGGAACTATCCCGACGCATCTATCTGCAGATGACTTCCCACGATCCTGACCTCTGTCTGGATTTCACTGGCTAG
- the EME1 gene encoding crossover junction endonuclease EME1 isoform X2 yields MAESESGPESSDEESLPSFAYLLQPSPCLGEHSRPRSPSPDPEAAEVVKIVSSEGEEVDEEAMEVVPSHESVEMTVEAEPEPFILGAGDKGEASGVFCASGDLMAPGREGLWEDVPPSGETACDSENGTRGVEGSSLCSLPVDPDRPSSPPVGRERPETSLPLKKRQYSQKEREAICQNAWQRRKEQEAKRREQEEEKERKRTIAKVLKAQRPGECQKYITVVLDPVILQVVGGEQIHSALQAAGYSCVFENHAVPCSITWRRKTVTSQNADGCAERQKETLQSYVAHMMEKMPGRTLALAVVGVENHFRSLEVQPKQRLRQAAARGNQEKRGERRKKVVKDSGLDLSRMDVKEALVDLQLSTQVQVSIFESSEELGEYATMFTKAVAEAPYKRERENTGFSFYLEKDCCRGVKVDSSGKGLLKVWKRQIQQFNRVSSEMAEAIVSAYPSPQLLIQAYGRCSSDQERENMLANIPVHRGEGVTATSRRIGPELSRRIYLQMTSHDPDLCLDFTG; encoded by the exons ATGGCGGAGAGCGAGTCCGGGCCCGAGAGCAGCGACGAGGAGAGCCTGCCCTCCTTCGCctacctgctgcagccctccccaTGCCTCGGCGAGCACAGCCGCCCGCGCTCGCCATCTCCTGATCCTGAAGCGGCAGAGGTTGTCAAGATAGTGAGCAGCGAGGGCGAAGAGGTGGATGAGGAGGCGATGGAAGTCGTCCCTTCGCATGAGAGTGTCGAGATGACGGTGGAGGCAGAGCCTGAGCCTTTCATCCTAGGCGCTGGTGATAAAGGAGAGgcatctggggttttttgtgctAGTGGTGACCTGATGGCTCCTGGGAGAGAAGGGCTTTGGGAAGACGTGCCGCCGTCTGGAGAAACAGCTTGTGATAGTGAGAATGGTACACGCGGTGTTGAAGGATCCTCCCTGTGCTCCTTGCCAGTCGACCCTGACAGGCCCAGTAGCCCCCCGGTCGGCAGAGAAAGGCCAGAAACATCGCTGCCTCTCAAGAAGCGACAATATAGTCAGAAGGAACGGGAGGCAATCTGCCAGAATGCGTGGCAGAGAAGGAAGGAGCAAGAAGCAAAGAGAAgggagcaggaagaggaaaaagagaggaagagaaccATTGCCAAGGTGCTGAAAGCTCAGCGGCCAGGAGAGTGCCAGAAATACATAACAGTGGTGCTAGATCCAG TCATCTTACAGGTAGTAGGTGGCGAGCAGATCCATAGTGCTTTGCAGGCTGCCGGTTATTCCTGTGTGTTTGAGAACCACGCTGTTCCCTGCAGCATCACCTGGAGGAGAAAGACAGTGACATCACAG AATGCTGATGGCTGTGCAGAAAGGCAGAAGGAGACCCTGCAGAGCTATGTAGCTCATATGATGGAGAAAATGCCTGGGAGAACTCTGGCTCTGGCAGTAGTTGGAGTAGAAAATCATTTCAG GTCTCTCGAAGTTCAGCCAAAACAAAGGCTGCGACAGGCAGCAGCAAGGGGGAATCAAGAGAAAcggggagaaaggagaaaaaaagtggtTAAGGATTCTGGCCTGGACTTATCCAGAATGGATGTGAAAGAA GCCCTAGTGGATCTGCAGCTGAGCACACAAGTCCAAGTCAGCATTTTTGAGAGCAGTGAGGAGCTTGGGGAGTATGCCACTATGTtcacaaaagctgtggctgaggcACCATACAA GCGAGAGCGAGAGAACACAGGGTTCTCTTTCTACTTGGAGAAGGACTGCTGCAGAGGGGTGAAGGTGGATTCTTCCGGAAAGGGTCTCTTGAAAGTTTGGAAGAGGCAGATACAGCAATTTAACCGTGTCAGCTCTGAGATGGCTGAGGCTATCGTGTCTGCCTACCCTTCTCCTCAGCTTCTGATCCAG GCCTATGGGAGGTGCTCCTCGGACCAGGAGCGGGAGAACATGCTGGCCAATATCCCTGTGCACCGTGGGGAGGGGGTGACAGCCACCTCCCGGCGCATCGGGCCGGAACTATCCCGACGCATCTATCTGCAGATGACTTCCCACGATCCTGACCTCTGTCTGGATTTCACTGGCTAG
- the EME1 gene encoding crossover junction endonuclease EME1 isoform X3 translates to MAESESGPESSDEESLPSFAYLLQPSPCLGEHSRPRSPSPDPEAAEVVKIVSSEGEEVDEEAMEVVPSHESVEMTVEAEPEPFILGAGDKGEASGVFCASGDLMAPGREGLWEDVPPSGETACDSENGTRGVEGSSLCSLPVDPDRPSSPPVGRERPETSLPLKKRQYSQKEREAICQNAWQRRKEQEAKRREQEEEKERKRTIAKVLKAQRPGECQKYITVVLDPVILQVVGGEQIHSALQAAGYSCVFENHAVPCSITWRRKTVTSQMGGGDEWTEEPNVLVLLGLEEFLSMVHSYKQNADGCAERQKETLQSYVAHMMEKMPGRTLALAVVGVENHFRRERENTGFSFYLEKDCCRGVKVDSSGKGLLKVWKRQIQQFNRVSSEMAEAIVSAYPSPQLLIQAYGRCSSDQERENMLANIPVHRGEGVTATSRRIGPELSRRIYLQMTSHDPDLCLDFTG, encoded by the exons ATGGCGGAGAGCGAGTCCGGGCCCGAGAGCAGCGACGAGGAGAGCCTGCCCTCCTTCGCctacctgctgcagccctccccaTGCCTCGGCGAGCACAGCCGCCCGCGCTCGCCATCTCCTGATCCTGAAGCGGCAGAGGTTGTCAAGATAGTGAGCAGCGAGGGCGAAGAGGTGGATGAGGAGGCGATGGAAGTCGTCCCTTCGCATGAGAGTGTCGAGATGACGGTGGAGGCAGAGCCTGAGCCTTTCATCCTAGGCGCTGGTGATAAAGGAGAGgcatctggggttttttgtgctAGTGGTGACCTGATGGCTCCTGGGAGAGAAGGGCTTTGGGAAGACGTGCCGCCGTCTGGAGAAACAGCTTGTGATAGTGAGAATGGTACACGCGGTGTTGAAGGATCCTCCCTGTGCTCCTTGCCAGTCGACCCTGACAGGCCCAGTAGCCCCCCGGTCGGCAGAGAAAGGCCAGAAACATCGCTGCCTCTCAAGAAGCGACAATATAGTCAGAAGGAACGGGAGGCAATCTGCCAGAATGCGTGGCAGAGAAGGAAGGAGCAAGAAGCAAAGAGAAgggagcaggaagaggaaaaagagaggaagagaaccATTGCCAAGGTGCTGAAAGCTCAGCGGCCAGGAGAGTGCCAGAAATACATAACAGTGGTGCTAGATCCAG TCATCTTACAGGTAGTAGGTGGCGAGCAGATCCATAGTGCTTTGCAGGCTGCCGGTTATTCCTGTGTGTTTGAGAACCACGCTGTTCCCTGCAGCATCACCTGGAGGAGAAAGACAGTGACATCACAG ATGGGAGGAGGAGATGAATGGACAGAAGAACCAAATGTTCTGGTTCTGCTTGGCTTGGAGGAGTTTTTGTCCATGGTTCACAGCTACAAGCAA AATGCTGATGGCTGTGCAGAAAGGCAGAAGGAGACCCTGCAGAGCTATGTAGCTCATATGATGGAGAAAATGCCTGGGAGAACTCTGGCTCTGGCAGTAGTTGGAGTAGAAAATCATTTCAG GCGAGAGCGAGAGAACACAGGGTTCTCTTTCTACTTGGAGAAGGACTGCTGCAGAGGGGTGAAGGTGGATTCTTCCGGAAAGGGTCTCTTGAAAGTTTGGAAGAGGCAGATACAGCAATTTAACCGTGTCAGCTCTGAGATGGCTGAGGCTATCGTGTCTGCCTACCCTTCTCCTCAGCTTCTGATCCAG GCCTATGGGAGGTGCTCCTCGGACCAGGAGCGGGAGAACATGCTGGCCAATATCCCTGTGCACCGTGGGGAGGGGGTGACAGCCACCTCCCGGCGCATCGGGCCGGAACTATCCCGACGCATCTATCTGCAGATGACTTCCCACGATCCTGACCTCTGTCTGGATTTCACTGGCTAG
- the LRRC59 gene encoding leucine-rich repeat-containing protein 59 (The RefSeq protein has 1 substitution compared to this genomic sequence), with translation MSRGSGKGLSLKDKLDGNELDLSLCDLNEVPVRELAALPKATILDLSCNNLISLPSDFCSLMHLVKLDLSKNRLQQLPLDFGRLVNLQHLDLLNNRLVTLPVSFAQLKNLKWLDLKDNPLDPVLAKVAGDCLDEKQCKQAAVKVLQHMKAIQSEQDRQRQRKLQAEREMEKKREAEQRAKEALERELRKREKAEEKERRRREYDAQKAAKQEMEKKTKKETVHTRKPASSSRAPQPARHKGSWSRSVLRVLLFVLFCVLCAVAACKLTELQHQPLCVSVNTLYEDVVAALQNHKTLQNMLQHNSHQ, from the exons ATGTCGCGGGGCAGcgggaaggggctcagcctgaaGGATAAGCTGGACGGGAACGAGCTGGACCTGAGCCTCTGCGACCTGAACGAGGTGCCGGTGCGGGAGCTG GCCGCTCTTCCGAAAGCTACTATCTTGGATTTGTCCTGTAACAACCTCATTTCCTTGCCG TCAGACTTCTGCAGTTTGATGCATCTGGTGAAACTGGATTTGAGTAAAAATCGGCTGCAACAGCTGCCCTTGGACTTTGGCCGCCTGGTCAATCTGCAGCACCTGGACCTTCTGAACAACCGCTTGGTCACCCTGCCAGTCAGCTTTGCACAGCTCAAG AACCTGAAGTGGCTGGATCTGAAGGACAATCCCCTGGATCCTGTCCTGGCTAAAGTGGCAGGAGACTGTCTGGATGAGAAGCAGTGTAAGCAGGCTGCTGTCAAG GTACTGCAGCACATGAAAGCAATCCAGTCTGAGCAAGATCGACAACGGCAGCGGAAACTCCAGGCAGAGAGAG AAATGGAGAAGAAACGTGAAGCAGAACAGCGAGCAAAGGAGGCTCTGGAGAGAGAACTGCGGAAGCGAGAGAAGGCAGAGGAGAAAGAGCGCAGAAGGCGGGAGTACGATGCTCAGAAAGCTGCAAAACaggagatggaaaagaaaacaaaaaaggaaacagtGCACACCCGAA AGCCGGCCTCCAGCTCACGTCCCCCTCAGCCCGCCCGGCACAAGGGCTCGTGGTCGCGGTCAGTGCTGAGAGTCCTGCTCTTTGTGCTGTTCTGCGTCCtctgtgctgtggctgcctgCAAGCTGACGGAGCTGCAGCACCAACCTCTGTGCGTCAGCGTGAACACCCTCTACGAGGACGTggtggctgctctgcagaacCACAAAACCCTGCAGAACATGCTACAGCACAACTCGCACCAGTGA